The proteins below come from a single Deltaproteobacteria bacterium genomic window:
- a CDS encoding CDP-glycerol glycerophosphotransferase family protein, with amino-acid sequence MMQVPAGALRAADKSPAPTARAASVGHLDFYHYDSMDVLSYEPICRYLDNAALVAPASDGVLDFARAELYFRQRGLTFQTEPSGDAAAVVGTQYFWTLGRPQYKRVPVLRLMYSLSEKGGAAHGKEWSDWFDAVLCPGPYSQRLLQRWGRRAIIVGFPKYDDYFRGRYRAGAVRAKFGLDAKRKCALYLPTWAHHSSVDRFAAAIRELAHGGEYQVLYKPHTVTTRLERHRIECFRSEIEAGQLVCIEEQSNMAELLLVADVVLADGMSGAFWEAVIVSDRPVLALHVHGEFERVLMDARVEDFAPVCDEPAALRRSIERATCAHVIQPSPRVLLANELLSYRDGSAGQRAAEVIAELAAEEDSRSWAVLRREVRYRTWRAVHAARSDRSLQRLRHPVLTVRNGLRRLVQT; translated from the coding sequence ATGATGCAGGTACCGGCCGGAGCATTACGGGCGGCAGATAAGTCGCCCGCGCCCACGGCGCGCGCCGCCAGCGTGGGCCACCTCGACTTTTATCACTACGACTCGATGGACGTGCTCAGCTACGAGCCGATTTGCAGGTACCTCGACAACGCCGCGCTGGTGGCGCCCGCCAGCGACGGTGTGTTGGACTTCGCGCGCGCCGAACTCTACTTCCGCCAGCGCGGTCTGACATTCCAAACCGAGCCCAGTGGCGATGCCGCGGCCGTTGTCGGAACCCAGTACTTCTGGACCTTGGGGCGCCCGCAGTACAAGCGCGTGCCCGTGCTCAGGTTGATGTACAGCCTGTCGGAAAAGGGCGGTGCGGCTCACGGCAAGGAATGGAGCGACTGGTTCGACGCCGTGCTCTGCCCGGGCCCGTATTCGCAGCGGCTGCTGCAACGCTGGGGACGGCGCGCCATCATCGTGGGCTTCCCCAAATACGACGATTACTTCCGCGGCCGCTACCGCGCCGGGGCGGTGCGGGCCAAGTTCGGCCTCGACGCCAAGCGCAAGTGCGCCTTGTACTTGCCGACGTGGGCGCACCATTCGTCGGTCGACCGATTCGCTGCCGCCATCCGCGAGCTGGCGCACGGTGGCGAATACCAAGTGCTCTACAAGCCGCACACCGTGACCACTCGCCTGGAGCGCCACCGCATCGAGTGCTTCCGCAGCGAGATCGAGGCCGGCCAGCTCGTTTGCATCGAAGAGCAGAGCAACATGGCCGAGTTGTTATTGGTGGCCGACGTCGTGCTGGCGGACGGGATGAGCGGCGCTTTTTGGGAAGCGGTCATCGTCTCCGACCGGCCGGTGCTGGCGCTGCACGTGCACGGGGAGTTCGAACGGGTGCTGATGGACGCGCGCGTGGAGGACTTCGCCCCGGTGTGTGACGAGCCCGCCGCGCTGCGCAGGAGCATCGAGCGGGCTACGTGCGCGCACGTCATCCAGCCGTCGCCGCGCGTTCTGCTTGCTAACGAGTTACTCTCTTATCGCGATGGCAGCGCTGGCCAGCGCGCGGCGGAGGTGATCGCGGAGCTGGCGGCTGAGGAAGACAGCCGCTCCTGGGCCGTGCTCAGGCGGGAGGTGCGCTATCGGACATGGCGCGCGGTGCATGCAGCTCGTAGCGACCGCTCATTGCAGCGCCTGCGCCACCCCGTCCTCACGGTACGGAATGGCTTGCGGCGCTTGGTGCAAACATGA
- a CDS encoding methyltransferase domain-containing protein, protein MTGGQGRERTVLGNVQVPLRQWGKAVLGPRVTHALRQWEGDFRRAVRRHRLGDRSSMSYDRALEWAKRHSGLGGGISQTSRRRAPYPEVTGYFIPTLLDFGERALALRHARWLAAQARSDGAILGPDGCPYTFDTAQALRGFLAACPDDPSLQSATIAAADFVASRIGGDGTIDPCTRDTYLWSNGHGLPPGYLLYALPPLLEASRVFGRADWGRAVERVLAAVRHDPVVLDAGQLSHFYAYALDALIDLGEAERVRRAVTRLFESMRPDGSLPAYPGVSWTCSPGSIQFAVIAYKLGMWQSAEQLYRWAERVQEAGGGFLGSYGSGAEYSGDEEVSWAVKYFLDATLWRVKTSFNAETALHPEVVEPSDPRLVILLARLGEVGSSRVLDLGCGKGRFGKQLLFQHPGCALTGVDASEEMLRGVAGAFPAQRASILRLPFEPDSFHAAYAVESFEHVLNLEGAFREVHRCLKPGGRLVVIDKNVSSLGILDLAPWEKWFDPARLLEMAECAGFATVEAKNFELAPGNDSPTFFAASFEKRAAARNGQDATGPGPRAGLLAQQ, encoded by the coding sequence ATGACCGGCGGACAGGGGCGGGAGCGAACAGTGCTCGGGAACGTGCAGGTGCCATTGCGGCAGTGGGGCAAGGCCGTTCTCGGACCGCGCGTGACCCACGCGCTGCGGCAATGGGAGGGCGACTTCCGGCGCGCCGTCCGGCGCCACCGTCTCGGCGATCGCTCCTCGATGTCTTACGACCGGGCACTGGAATGGGCGAAGCGGCATTCCGGCTTGGGTGGCGGCATCAGTCAGACCAGCAGGCGCCGGGCGCCGTATCCGGAGGTGACCGGCTACTTCATCCCCACCTTGCTCGACTTCGGCGAGCGGGCGCTGGCGCTGCGGCACGCGCGCTGGCTGGCGGCTCAGGCTCGCAGTGACGGCGCCATCCTCGGTCCCGATGGCTGCCCGTACACCTTCGACACCGCTCAGGCATTGCGCGGATTTCTCGCCGCTTGCCCGGACGACCCGTCGCTGCAGTCCGCTACCATCGCCGCGGCCGACTTTGTCGCCAGCCGGATCGGCGGCGACGGCACTATCGACCCATGTACGCGTGACACCTACCTGTGGAGTAACGGCCACGGTCTACCGCCGGGATACCTCTTGTATGCCTTGCCGCCGCTGCTCGAAGCCAGCCGCGTGTTCGGTCGCGCCGACTGGGGTCGTGCGGTCGAGCGGGTGCTGGCGGCGGTACGTCATGATCCGGTGGTGTTGGATGCCGGGCAGCTGTCGCACTTCTATGCCTACGCTCTCGATGCCCTGATCGACCTCGGCGAGGCCGAGCGCGTGCGGCGGGCGGTGACGCGACTGTTCGAGTCGATGCGGCCGGACGGTTCACTACCGGCCTATCCTGGGGTCTCGTGGACGTGCTCGCCGGGGAGCATTCAGTTCGCCGTTATCGCTTACAAATTGGGCATGTGGCAGTCCGCGGAGCAGCTCTATCGCTGGGCCGAACGGGTGCAGGAAGCCGGCGGCGGCTTCCTCGGCAGTTACGGCAGCGGTGCCGAGTACTCCGGTGATGAAGAAGTCAGCTGGGCGGTGAAGTATTTCTTGGATGCGACCCTGTGGCGGGTGAAGACGAGCTTCAACGCGGAAACCGCGCTCCATCCGGAGGTGGTGGAACCGAGCGACCCGCGCTTGGTGATCCTACTCGCCCGTCTGGGGGAGGTCGGCAGTAGCCGCGTGCTTGATCTCGGATGCGGCAAAGGCCGCTTCGGCAAGCAGCTACTGTTCCAGCATCCCGGCTGCGCCCTCACCGGGGTCGATGCGTCGGAGGAAATGCTGCGCGGCGTTGCCGGGGCCTTTCCGGCACAGCGCGCTTCCATCCTGCGGCTGCCTTTCGAGCCTGACTCATTCCATGCCGCGTATGCGGTGGAGAGCTTCGAGCACGTGCTGAACCTAGAGGGAGCGTTCCGTGAGGTCCACCGCTGCCTCAAGCCCGGTGGCCGGCTGGTGGTCATCGACAAGAACGTGAGCAGTTTGGGCATTCTCGATCTCGCCCCCTGGGAGAAGTGGTTCGATCCCGCGCGGCTGCTGGAGATGGCCGAGTGCGCCGGCTTCGCGACGGTCGAGGCCAAGAATTTCGAACTTGCGCCGGGTAACGATTCACCGACCTTCTTCGCCGCGTCGTTCGAGAAGCGCGCAGCGGCGCGGAACGGCCAAGACGCCACCGGCCCCGGGCCGCGCGCGGGACTGCTTGCGCAGCAGTAG
- a CDS encoding glycosyltransferase, with protein MKLLVIPHAYSSHLVVREIELARCWARSHEVYVARPPVLNGARGLLDKLRFHAGALWTNIEPWPGGWHWLTMPGYYHLPALQGGVTSWAIRSVLKRFHFDAVINASYLGDAATPGCLGAEIPPGGYRYLYDLVDDHAGGCQLYGHPEEAERTDDVIRREIAKADHVIAVTPYLREVCRGRYGKDATVIPNGFQPPPMPVDEARTARLRAELGLHPGRVIGYIGSLDGWVDVDFMVRVLHQLRERDGTAQLLIVGGGERLSALRARYARVPGLIFSGWVPRERVEHYFRLIDLGLIPFAENALTHAALPIKALEYGAYGKPVLASALSGLRQLNLSWVTCKSMAVNDWCREINERLSRRSSPPTHKELAAYRWDALAKAIERLF; from the coding sequence ATGAAGCTGCTGGTCATACCGCACGCCTATTCGTCGCACTTGGTCGTGCGCGAGATCGAGTTGGCGCGCTGCTGGGCGCGCTCGCACGAGGTGTACGTGGCGCGTCCTCCGGTCTTGAACGGGGCCCGCGGCCTGCTCGACAAACTGCGCTTCCACGCCGGTGCGCTGTGGACGAACATCGAGCCGTGGCCCGGCGGCTGGCACTGGCTCACCATGCCCGGATACTATCATCTGCCGGCGCTGCAGGGCGGAGTAACCAGCTGGGCAATTCGGTCGGTGCTCAAGCGTTTCCACTTCGATGCGGTCATCAACGCCTCCTATCTGGGGGACGCCGCGACGCCGGGATGCCTGGGCGCGGAAATACCGCCGGGAGGCTATCGCTACCTCTACGACCTGGTCGATGATCACGCCGGTGGCTGTCAGCTCTATGGCCACCCCGAAGAGGCGGAGCGCACCGACGATGTCATCCGCCGAGAGATCGCTAAGGCGGATCATGTGATCGCTGTTACCCCGTACCTGCGGGAGGTGTGTCGCGGCCGATACGGGAAGGACGCCACCGTGATCCCGAATGGCTTCCAGCCCCCGCCGATGCCCGTAGATGAGGCGAGGACGGCGCGCCTGCGGGCGGAACTTGGCCTGCACCCCGGTCGGGTCATCGGCTACATCGGCAGCCTCGACGGCTGGGTCGACGTGGATTTCATGGTGCGCGTGCTGCACCAGCTCCGTGAGCGCGACGGCACAGCGCAGCTGTTGATCGTGGGTGGGGGAGAGCGGCTGAGCGCGCTGCGCGCCCGCTACGCACGCGTGCCCGGTCTGATCTTCAGCGGCTGGGTGCCGCGCGAGCGTGTCGAGCACTACTTCCGCCTGATCGACCTCGGGCTGATCCCCTTTGCCGAAAACGCCCTCACCCACGCAGCGCTGCCGATCAAGGCGCTCGAGTACGGTGCCTACGGCAAGCCCGTCCTCGCATCCGCGCTCAGCGGCCTGCGCCAGCTCAACCTCTCTTGGGTGACGTGCAAGTCGATGGCCGTCAACGACTGGTGCCGCGAGATCAACGAGCGGCTAAGCCGGCGAAGCTCACCGCCGACACACAAGGAGTTGGCGGCGTACCGCTGGGACGCTCTCGCCAAGGCCATCGAGCGGCTGTTCTAA
- a CDS encoding class I SAM-dependent methyltransferase encodes MSCFQQLALQADIYDRKEAAGQLLSPQLAPRLGRFPDLLLTYREHARQARKMKLQPGARVLELGCSTGTFLRSLQREYGVEAHGVDVSQRSVSHARRLCPSGYWYRASATALPFHDRSFDAVLAFDVLEHVGDYASVLRALARLLRPGGRVLLHVPVADIAGSCDALWQRYRSERYQAEQIEAGHFSENLASKSELLAACAGAGLQVEGARRFNVMFQNLFDYRSRHRVLGRLFNGWRLPFALYHSLVAPVVELFTVVPDRALAGALDIGASLYVHARRCG; translated from the coding sequence ATGTCCTGCTTCCAACAGCTCGCGCTACAAGCAGACATCTATGACCGCAAGGAAGCGGCGGGCCAACTCCTGAGCCCGCAGCTGGCGCCGCGCCTGGGTCGTTTTCCGGATCTGCTGCTCACCTACCGTGAACATGCTCGTCAGGCGCGCAAGATGAAGCTGCAGCCAGGGGCGCGGGTGCTGGAGCTCGGATGTTCGACCGGCACTTTCCTGCGCAGCCTGCAGCGCGAGTACGGCGTCGAAGCGCACGGCGTGGATGTCTCGCAGCGCAGCGTGAGTCATGCCCGGCGGTTGTGTCCTTCCGGTTACTGGTATCGCGCCAGCGCCACGGCGCTGCCGTTTCACGATCGCTCTTTCGACGCGGTGCTCGCGTTCGACGTGCTCGAGCACGTGGGTGATTATGCCTCGGTGCTACGGGCGCTGGCGCGCTTACTCCGCCCCGGCGGGCGAGTGCTGCTGCACGTGCCGGTGGCTGACATCGCCGGCAGCTGCGATGCCTTGTGGCAGCGCTATCGCAGCGAACGCTACCAGGCCGAACAGATCGAGGCGGGGCACTTCTCCGAGAACCTCGCCTCCAAGTCCGAACTGCTCGCTGCCTGCGCCGGGGCCGGGCTGCAGGTGGAAGGCGCCCGGCGCTTCAACGTCATGTTCCAGAATCTGTTCGATTATCGCAGCCGGCACCGGGTGCTCGGCCGGCTCTTCAACGGCTGGCGGCTGCCGTTCGCGCTTTATCACAGCCTGGTGGCACCGGTGGTCGAGCTGTTCACCGTCGTCCCGGACCGCGCGCTGGCGGGAGCGCTGGACATCGGCGCGTCGCTCTACGTGCACGCGCGGCGCTGCGGCTGA
- a CDS encoding glycosyltransferase family 4 protein, whose translation MRIGIIAHDLTQAAVRGWSRYAAGLVRALAATGSAEVVLFARRPLAPIYDDLPGRRCIWPGRREVVWEQWELPRRAAARGVDVLHAPSNRGLCAFAPCPTVVTRHDAIERMFAPDFPGSLRSRLRLYYADAVAMRRASAIATVSETSKRDIVKTWSLDGARVVVAGEGIDDRFFMGATRAERERVRGYYGLEGPYLLYLGGMDRRKDVVTLVDAYAAWGRRDIPCLIAGSTRGESQPVNERVARYGLASCVRVLGEIAEDDVRGLYAGAAAFAYPSRYEGFGLQAVEAMAMGVPAVVSDGGALPEVVGDAALVFRAGDASALANCLDRLFADEQLRYRLIERGWRRASRFRWEHVIARYLSLYRNLGAQPAPQAAKIVERAPSRVRTAAIAPTNVLPR comes from the coding sequence ATGCGAATCGGCATCATTGCTCACGATCTGACTCAGGCGGCCGTACGTGGCTGGTCGCGCTATGCCGCCGGGCTGGTGCGCGCGCTGGCTGCGACCGGCAGTGCCGAGGTCGTGCTGTTTGCGCGCCGGCCGCTTGCCCCGATCTACGACGACCTGCCGGGACGGCGCTGCATCTGGCCGGGGCGCCGGGAAGTCGTGTGGGAGCAGTGGGAGTTGCCACGGCGCGCGGCGGCCCGCGGAGTTGACGTGCTGCACGCGCCCTCGAACCGTGGCCTGTGTGCGTTCGCGCCGTGTCCCACGGTGGTCACGCGGCACGATGCCATCGAGCGCATGTTTGCGCCGGACTTCCCCGGCTCGCTGCGGAGTCGCCTGCGTCTGTACTACGCCGACGCCGTCGCGATGCGCCGCGCCTCCGCGATCGCCACGGTGTCGGAGACCTCTAAGCGGGACATCGTGAAGACTTGGAGCCTCGATGGCGCGCGCGTCGTGGTTGCGGGCGAAGGCATTGACGACCGGTTCTTCATGGGGGCCACGCGAGCAGAGCGCGAGCGAGTGCGCGGGTACTATGGCTTGGAGGGGCCGTATCTCCTCTATCTCGGCGGGATGGACCGCCGCAAGGACGTGGTTACGCTGGTCGACGCCTATGCCGCTTGGGGCCGGCGCGACATTCCCTGCCTCATCGCCGGCTCGACGCGAGGCGAGTCGCAGCCAGTCAACGAGCGCGTCGCCCGTTACGGCCTGGCGAGCTGCGTACGGGTGCTCGGCGAAATCGCTGAGGACGATGTGCGCGGTCTATACGCCGGCGCCGCCGCCTTTGCGTATCCTTCGCGCTACGAAGGTTTCGGCCTGCAAGCGGTCGAAGCGATGGCGATGGGCGTGCCGGCCGTCGTCTCCGACGGCGGCGCGCTGCCCGAGGTGGTGGGTGACGCCGCACTGGTGTTTCGCGCCGGTGACGCGAGCGCATTGGCGAATTGCCTGGATCGGCTCTTTGCTGACGAACAGCTGCGCTACCGCTTGATCGAGCGGGGCTGGCGGCGGGCCAGCCGCTTTCGTTGGGAACACGTCATTGCGCGATATCTGTCGCTCTACCGGAATCTGGGGGCGCAGCCCGCGCCGCAAGCGGCCAAGATCGTCGAGCGAGCGCCTTCGCGGGTGCGAACGGCAGCGATTGCGCCAACCAATGTGTTGCCGCGATAA
- a CDS encoding glycosyltransferase family 4 protein, producing MKILVLLPDSPDPWSNTAARYYGPVLKALAELGHDLTVLAVRRPGADGLEYFGHTTIHFRFLDQPEAKPFVERKLRSLWRGGWELAASEFGRAARQEAARDYDVILAEEPAAARALENDPRTVLSLLCLRYVDLEVGEGDEADIGWREQLQARRAELSTCRRVPVIRVVSERLERLLRNESVGGLIRVIPLCIDPALYDWQPAPAVPTVGVLGSMFWPPSRRAARHFLEHLVPRIRAAQPGVRFVVGGWQAEHYLRHLVRDSDVEILDSFRSPAGAFSRLSVLVYAPPVGTGMKVKVLEAMAYGVPAVVNSEGFEGLEADPDPPVRLANSDDEIVEQVSELLQDPAARRRAAEEGRRCVDRSFCPEAVARALIGLFHERDDGRVGRHARGVAGLGERSGDRVVLPLHRQ from the coding sequence GTGAAGATCCTAGTTCTTCTTCCCGACTCTCCCGATCCGTGGAGCAACACGGCAGCGCGCTATTACGGGCCGGTGTTGAAGGCGCTCGCGGAGTTGGGTCACGACCTAACCGTGCTCGCGGTACGGCGGCCCGGCGCCGACGGGCTAGAGTATTTCGGCCACACCACGATTCACTTCCGGTTCCTTGACCAGCCCGAGGCCAAGCCGTTTGTCGAGCGGAAACTCCGCAGTCTTTGGCGCGGCGGCTGGGAGCTGGCGGCGTCAGAGTTCGGACGAGCGGCGCGTCAGGAAGCGGCGCGAGACTACGACGTGATCCTGGCCGAGGAACCTGCGGCCGCGCGGGCGCTCGAGAACGACCCGCGCACCGTGCTCTCGCTTCTGTGTCTTCGCTACGTCGATCTGGAGGTTGGCGAAGGGGATGAAGCGGACATCGGCTGGCGAGAACAGCTCCAAGCACGCAGGGCGGAGTTGTCGACGTGCCGCCGGGTTCCGGTAATCCGCGTCGTCTCCGAGCGCCTTGAACGGCTGCTTCGTAATGAGAGCGTCGGCGGACTCATTCGGGTGATTCCCCTGTGCATCGACCCGGCGCTGTATGATTGGCAGCCCGCGCCGGCGGTCCCGACCGTGGGAGTTCTCGGGTCGATGTTCTGGCCGCCCAGTCGTCGGGCGGCCAGACACTTCCTCGAACATCTGGTGCCACGGATTCGTGCGGCGCAGCCCGGAGTACGGTTTGTGGTTGGAGGTTGGCAGGCGGAACACTATCTGCGGCATTTGGTGCGGGACAGTGACGTGGAAATCCTCGACAGTTTTCGCAGCCCGGCCGGGGCGTTCTCCCGGTTGAGCGTGCTGGTGTACGCGCCGCCCGTCGGCACCGGCATGAAAGTGAAGGTGCTGGAGGCAATGGCATACGGAGTTCCGGCGGTCGTCAACTCCGAAGGCTTCGAGGGGTTGGAGGCCGACCCTGACCCGCCGGTTCGGCTGGCGAACTCGGATGACGAGATTGTCGAGCAGGTCAGCGAGTTGCTCCAGGATCCCGCTGCGCGACGCCGCGCTGCCGAGGAAGGGCGTCGTTGTGTCGACCGATCCTTCTGCCCGGAGGCCGTCGCGAGGGCGCTGATTGGGCTGTTCCACGAGCGGGACGATGGCCGGGTCGGCAGACACGCCCGCGGAGTCGCCGGTCTGGGTGAAAGATCGGGAGATCGGGTAGTGCTGCCCTTACACCGCCAATAG